One Spinacia oleracea cultivar Varoflay chromosome 4, BTI_SOV_V1, whole genome shotgun sequence DNA segment encodes these proteins:
- the LOC130459176 gene encoding GDSL esterase/lipase At5g08460 produces MENIYFVMRRAKTSKIINFVVLFYALIHARLASSAQQFTAMYVFGDSLVDNGNNNYLDAQAKANFLPYGIDFYLGPTGRFTNGKTIIDFLSELLGLPYLPAFANPLLTDRDIMYGVNYASAAGGILEESGQGLGERFSFSKQVESFGITKRQLQNHMSETELQQYLSNAIAVVILGSNDYVNNYLNPSYRSRSKFKPEQYADIVINQYTKQIQALHDQGLRRFLLAGVGPIGCTPSQKTAARLPADKCVTFSNDVVQLFNTKLRTLVDQLNVTHPNAIFAFGDTFQALMDILTHPSTFGLAELGKACCGVGRNNAEKMCLPLSIPCLNRDQYAFWDAFHPTQVVHRQLALVAYNGPRPYTHPFNLKQMALLQV; encoded by the exons ATGGAGAATATATACTTTGTGATGAGAAGAGCGAAAACATCGAAAATTATCAACTTTGTGGTTCTTTTTTATGCATTGATACATGCTAGATTGGCATCGAGTGctcaacaatttacagcaatgTATGTTTTTGGAGATTCACTTGTTGACAATGGAAACAACAACTACTTGGACGCACAAGCCAAAGCTAACTTCTTACCTTATGGCATCGATTTCTATCTAGGTCCTACCGGAAGATTCACCAACGGGAAAACCATCATCGACTTCCTCT CTGAATTGCTAGGACTTCCCTATTTACCAGCCTTTGCGAACCCTCTCCTTACTGATAGAGACATAATGTATGGTGTAAATTACGCCTCAGCCGCTGGAGGAATCCTCGAAGAAAGTGGACAAGGCTTG GGGGAGAGGTTTAGCTTCTCAAAACAGGTAGAAAGTTTCGGAATCACCAAAAGACAATTGCAGAATCATATGAGTGAGACAGAGTTGCAACAATATCTTTCAAATGCCATAGCAGTGGTTATACTAGGAAGCAATGACTATGTAAATAATTACCTCAATCCAAGCTACCGAAGCCGCTCCAAATTTAAGCCCGAACAGTATGCTGATATTGTCATTAACCAATACACCAAGCAAATTCAG GCATTGCATGATCAAGGATTAAGACGATTCTTATTGGCCGGAGTAGGGCCAATTGGTTGTACCCCTTCTCAGAAAACAGCAGCTCGACTGCCTGCTGATAAATGTGTTACCTTCAGCAATGATGTGGTTCAATTGTTCAACACAAAGCTAAGAACCCTGGTTGATCAACTTAATGTCACCCACCCTAATGCAATTTTTGCTTTTGGGGATACTTTTCAGGCTTTGATGGATATACTTACCCATCCTTCCACTTTTG GGTTGGCAGAGTTGGGGAAAGCATGCTGCGGAGTGGGCAGAAATAATGCAGAAAAAATGTGTCTTCCTTTGTCAATACCATGTTTAAACAGGGATCAATATGCTTTCTGGGATGCATTTCATCCAACCCAAGTTGTTCACAGGCAATTAGCTTTAGTGGCTTACAATGGCCCTAGACCTTATACTCACCCCTTTAATCTCAAACAGATGGCCCTACTTCAGGTCTGA
- the LOC110778305 gene encoding GDSL esterase/lipase At5g03980 isoform X2 — protein MEHQSSPTPHVLIFPLPLQGHVTPMLNLAELFCLANLKVTFLNTTHNHKRLTRYTNTEARFACYPGFRFKTVHDGLPDDHPRAGASNVKGWLKEMIQALASNGKSLLREILVGEKETEKVTCLVTDGWMSFANEVANEADVPVIAFRCPSACCNWTYFCIPKLIDAGEVPFKAEYLKLPYLDAYLNKEGNFSHGANFAVAGSTALSTDDLAAKKILAQATRSSLLPVQLAWFRSHLPSVCPNPSDWKNKLANALFIIETGGNDFNYAFFGGKTMQEVRSMVPQVIGGIRKAVEELISVGATKIVVTGQFPIGCMPIFLASFQSNDANMYDELKCHRGMNDFAMFQNDYMQQTIREIQREHPTVKIVYADYFTAVKLLLQNAASLGFDKDATQRACCGRGNNAYNFDPTNMCGSGFPVCENPNKSVSWDGVHMTEHAYKVMAMWLLKHNIVPSLS, from the exons ATGGAGCACCAATCTTCTCCTACACCTCATGTGCTCATCTTTCCACTACCACTACAAGGCCATGTAACCCCTATGCTAAACTTAGCTGAACTTTTTTGCCTAGCAAATCTGAAAGTAACCTTCCTAAATACAACCCATAACCATAAACGCCTGACCCGGTACACTAACACTGAAGCCCGTTTTGCCTGCTATCCGGGCTTCAGATTCAAGACGGTACATGACGGGTTACCTGATGATCACCCACGAGCTGGTGCGAGCAATGTCAAGGGCTGGCTAAAAGAAATGATTCAGGCGTTAGCATCAAATGGTAAATCTCTACTGAGAGAGATATTGGTTGGAGAAaaagaaacagaaaaagttacaTGTTTGGTAACAGATGGGTGGATGAGCTTTGCTAATGAAGTAGCAAATGAAGCTGATGTACCAGTGATTGCATTCAGGTGTCCCAGTGCTTGCTGCAATTGGACGTATTTCTGTATTCCGAAGCTCATTGATGCAGGGGAAGTACCCTTCAAAG CTGAATACTTGAAGTTGCCGTACCTGGATGCATACCTTAACAAGGAAGGGAACTTCAGTCACGGAGCAAACTTTGCCGTGGCTGGCTCGACAGCTCTCAGCACCGATGATTTAGCAGCAAAAAAAATTCTAGCACAGGCCACCCGTAGTTCGTTATTACCCGTACAACTTGCATGGTTTAGGTCTCATCTTCCTTCTGTTTGTCCGAATCCATCAG ATTGGAAGAATAAACTCGCCAATGCGCTTTTTATTATTGAAACCGGTGGCAACGACTTCAATTATGCTTTCTTCGGAGGGAAAACTATGCAAGAAGTACGTAGCATGGTACCCCAAGTTATTGGCGGTATTAGAAAAGCCGTAGAG GAATTAATAAGTGTTGGTGCCACTAAAATCGTCGTTACAGGGCAATTCCCAATCGGATGTATGCCGATTTTTCTCGCTTCTTTTCAATCAAATGACGCGAATATGTATGATGAACTCAAATGTCACAGAGGAATGAATGATTTCGCCATGTTCCAAAACGATTACATGCAACAAACTATTAGGGAAATTCAGAGGGAGCACCCAACCGTTAAAATCGTCTATGCAGATTATTTTACCGCTGTAAAACTACTCCTCCAAAATGCCGCCTCTCTTG GATTTGACAAGGATGCAACACAAAGGGCTTGTTGTGGGAGGGGCAATAACGCGTACAATTTCGATCCTACCAATATGTGTGGAAGCGGTTTTCCGGTATGTGAAAATCCTAATAAGAGCGTAAGTTGGGATGGAGTTCATATGACGGAACATGCTTACAAAGTCATGGCGATGTGGCTGTTAAAGCACAATATTGTTCCTAGTCTCTCCTAA
- the LOC110778305 gene encoding 7-deoxyloganetic acid glucosyltransferase isoform X1, translating to MEHQSSPTPHVLIFPLPLQGHVTPMLNLAELFCLANLKVTFLNTTHNHKRLTRYTNTEARFACYPGFRFKTVHDGLPDDHPRAGASNVKGWLKEMIQALASNGKSLLREILVGEKETEKVTCLVTDGWMSFANEVANEADVPVIAFRCPSACCNWTYFCIPKLIDAGEVPFKDDEEMDQLVKNAPGMDSFLRYRDLPSFCRNQDISSCRDLQDLFTGEIQRNQQAHSFILNTFVDLEGPILSLISSHCSKVYSIGPLHAHLKYRLGQNDDITLSNNSTSSLWEVDRSCISWLDLKPDKSVVYVSFGSLTILTKDQLMEFWAGLVQSKKYFLWVIRPNLIIGNDQDTQAQDGLLEGTKERGYMVGWVPQEEVLAHRAVGGFLTHSGWNSTLESIVAGVPMLCWPYFADQQVNSRFVSEVWRIGLDMKDTCDRTIVENMINDLMERKKDELERSMDRISHLAKRSISEGGSSYSNLNHLIEEIKLMSKKG from the exons ATGGAGCACCAATCTTCTCCTACACCTCATGTGCTCATCTTTCCACTACCACTACAAGGCCATGTAACCCCTATGCTAAACTTAGCTGAACTTTTTTGCCTAGCAAATCTGAAAGTAACCTTCCTAAATACAACCCATAACCATAAACGCCTGACCCGGTACACTAACACTGAAGCCCGTTTTGCCTGCTATCCGGGCTTCAGATTCAAGACGGTACATGACGGGTTACCTGATGATCACCCACGAGCTGGTGCGAGCAATGTCAAGGGCTGGCTAAAAGAAATGATTCAGGCGTTAGCATCAAATGGTAAATCTCTACTGAGAGAGATATTGGTTGGAGAAaaagaaacagaaaaagttacaTGTTTGGTAACAGATGGGTGGATGAGCTTTGCTAATGAAGTAGCAAATGAAGCTGATGTACCAGTGATTGCATTCAGGTGTCCCAGTGCTTGCTGCAATTGGACGTATTTCTGTATTCCGAAGCTCATTGATGCAGGGGAAGTACCCTTCAAAG ATGATGAAGAAATGGACCAGCTAGTAAAGAATGCACCTGGTATGGATAGCTTCCTTCGCTACCGTGACCTTCCTAGCTTCTGCCGAAACCAAGATATATCTTCCTGCCGTGACCTGCAAGACTTATTCACAGGGGAGATACAGCGAAACCAGCAAGCCCACTCTTTCATTCTCAACACATTTGTGGATCTAGAAGGCCCGATTCTTTCTCTCATTAGTTCACACTGCTCAAAGGTTTACTCCATAGGTCCGTTACATGCTCACCTAAAATACAGACTCGGTCAAAATGATGATATAACATTGTCCAACAACTCAACTAGCAGCTTGTGGGAAGTTGATCGAAGTTGCATATCGTGGTTGGACCTAAAGCCAGACAAATCCGTTGTCTATGTAAGTTTTGGTAGCTTAACTATCCTCACAAAGGACCAGCTGATGGAATTTTGGGCTGGACTGGTCCAGAGTAAGAAGTACTTCCTCTGGGTTATAAGGCCCAATCTCATAATAGGAAATGATCAAGATACTCAAGCCCAAGATGGACTCTTGGAAGGGACCAAGGAAAGAGGATATATGGTCGGATGGGTCCCACAGGAGGAGGTCTTGGCCCACCGAGCCGTTGGCGGGTTCTTGACCCACAGTGGATGGAACTCAACACTAGAGAGCATTGTAGCTGGGGTGCCAATGCTTTGTTGGCCTTACTTTGCTGATCAGCAAGTGAACAGCAGATTTGTCAGTGAAGTCTGGAGAATTGGCCTAGATATGAAGGATACATGTGACAGAACAATAGTGGAGAATATGATCAATGATCTAATGGAGAGGAAGAAGGATGAACTGGAAAGATCAATGGATAGAATATCACACCTAGCAAAGAGGAGTATTTCTGAAGGTGGCTCATCCTATTCTAATCTTAACCATCTAATCGAGGAAATAAAACTGATGTCCAAGAAAGGGTAA
- the LOC110779670 gene encoding uncharacterized protein — translation MMMMELNLDLFSDVGKEAYHNPLNINGSKSTVSHDVAEAIRQKYLPNPCTGKGKMSGGSNCNSEPASYKTSVKNCQKEVDILPETKSSDIDEKKAKQHGKHQGDESGEATDAYEQQLQLMTKKFTELLNVHGTFMRITRIVLLG, via the exons ATGATGATGATGGAGTTGAACTTGGACCTCTTTTCTGATGTTGGTAAGGAGGCATATCATAATCCTCTTAACATCAATGGAAGTAAGAGTACTGTTTCCCATGATGTTGCTGAAGCTATTAGACAAAAGTATCTACCAAATCCATGTACTGGAAAAGGGAAAATGTCTGGTGGTTCGAATTGTAATTCTGAACCCGCGTCTTACAAAACGAGTGTGAAGAATTGTCAGAAGGAAGTTGATATCCTCCCAGAAACAAAATCTTCTGATATTGATGAGAAGAAAGCTAAG CAACATGGTAAGCATCAAGGAGACGAATCTGGTGAAGCAACAGATGCTTATGAGCAGCAGCTGCAACTGATGACGAAGAAATTCACTGAGCTGTTGAATGTACATGGAACTTTCATGAGAATTACAAGAATAG TTTTGCTAGGTTAG